In Rhodamnia argentea isolate NSW1041297 chromosome 4, ASM2092103v1, whole genome shotgun sequence, the following proteins share a genomic window:
- the LOC115756327 gene encoding BTB/POZ domain and ankyrin repeat-containing protein NPR1-like isoform X2, translated as MDAGRAGFSDSNDVSYSSCICSTPARTETPSSSSLPHAAPPETQALRKLSDSLESIFELPRAGSGSSFSDARIVAADGHEVSVHRCVLAARSPFFAAAFSGSESGVRLELKELAPDFGVGNEALVVVLGYLYSGKVKALPKAVCDCVDDECSHVACRPALEFLVQVLYASFRFQIPELVALYQRRLLDILDKVSPDDILFVLTAANVCGDEYRGLLAHCVEYVARSDLDTVTLEKGLSPAIIQQIINSRLELGLNIPECINLPDKHVKRIHRALDSDDVDLVRLLLKEGHTTLDDAHALHYAVAYCDAKTTTELLDLGIADVNRRNARGFTVLHVAAVRKEPKVIVSLLTKGAQPSDLTPDGRKALQLCKRCTKAADYMESTEQGKPSPKDKLCVEILEQAERREPSLGEASFSLAMAGDDLRMRLLYLENRGTHVDLNEAPFVIHEQHLKRMRALSRTVELGKHFFPRCSSVLDKIMDADDCTQLAFLDNGTPEEQLLKRRRFTEIQEAISKAFNEDKEEFEKSHVSSFSSSSSSGAMRPKRKLRIN; from the exons ATGGACGCTGGGCGGGCTGGGTTCTCCGATTCCAACGACGTCAGCTACAGCAGCTGCATATGCTCCACGCCGGCTCGCACGGAaactccctcctcctcctccctcccccACGCGGCGCCGCCGGAGACGCAAGCCCTGAGAAAGCTCTCCGACAGCCTCGAGTCGATCTTCGAGCTTCCGCGGGCCGGCTCCGGCTCCTCCTTCTCCGACGCCAGGATCGTCGCCGCGGACGGCCACGAGGTCTCCGTCCACCGGTGCGTCCTCGCCGCGCGGAGCCCGTTCTTCGCGGCTGCGTTCTCCGGGAGTGAGAGCGGAGTGAGGCTCGAATTGAAGGAACTGGCCCCGGATTTCGGGGTCGGGAACGAAGCGCTGGTAGTTGTCTTGGGGTACCTGTACAGCGGGAAGGTGAAGGCGCTTCCGAAAGCGGTTTGCGACTGCGTGGACGACGAATGTTCGCACGTGGCTTGTAGGCCAGCGTTGGAGTTTCTGGTGCAGGTGCTTTATGCTTCGTTCAGGTTTCAGATTCCTGAATTGGTCGCTCTGTATCAG AGGCGCCTACTTGACATTCTCGACAAGGTTTCCCCAGATGACATTTTGTTTGTGCTTACGGCTGCAAACGTATGTGGTGATGAGTATCGTGGATTGCTGGCACATTGTGTGGAATATGTCGCGAGATCTGATCTCGATACTGTAACCCTAGAGAAAGGCTTGTCTCCCGCTATCATTCAACAAATCATTAATTCCCGTTTGGAACTTGGCCTGAACATTCCTGAATGCATAAACCTCCCTGACAAGCATGTGAAGAGAATTCATCGGGCCTTGGACTCTGATGATGTTGACTTAGTCAGATTGCTGCTGAAGGAGGGCCATACCACTCTGGATGATGCTCATGCACTTCACTATGCTGTAGCATACTGTGATGCGAAGACCACGACTGAGCTTCTTGATCTTGGAATTGCCGATGTGAATCGTAGAAATGCAAGAGGCTTTACAGTTTTGCATGTCGCTGCTGTGAGGAAAGAGCCAAAGGTTATAGTGTCTCTACTGACGAAGGGAGCACAGCCTTCTGATCTCACTCCGGATGGTAGAAAAGCTCTTCAACTATGTAAGAGGTGCACAAAAGCTGCAGACTACATGGAGTCTACCGAGCAAGGAAAGCCTTCACCTAAGGATAAATTATGTGTTGAGATATTGGAACAAGCTGAACGAAGAGAACCTTCACTTGGAGAAGCATCCTTTTCTCTTGCGATGGCAGGTGATGATCTGCGAATGAGATTGTTGTATCTGGAAAACAGAG GGACGCATGTGGACTTAAACGAGGCACCTTTTGTTATTCATGAGCAGCATCTCAAAAGGATGAGAGCCCTCTCCCGAACTG TGGAACTCGGCAAGCACTTCTTCCCTAGATGCTCAAGTGTACTTGATAAGATCATGGATGCTGATGACTGTACTCAGCTAGCATTCCTTGACAATGGCACTCCGGAAGAACAACTTCTAAAGAGGAGAAGGTTCACGGAAATTCAAGAAGCTATTAGCAAGGCTTTCAACGAGGATAAGGAGGAGTTCGAGAAATCACACGTTTCTTCcttttcgtcatcttcatcttcaggaGCAATGAGGCCTAAGAGAAAGCTCCGCATCAACTAA
- the LOC115756327 gene encoding BTB/POZ domain and ankyrin repeat-containing protein NPR1-like isoform X1 — protein sequence MDAGRAGFSDSNDVSYSSCICSTPARTETPSSSSLPHAAPPETQALRKLSDSLESIFELPRAGSGSSFSDARIVAADGHEVSVHRCVLAARSPFFAAAFSGSESGVRLELKELAPDFGVGNEALVVVLGYLYSGKVKALPKAVCDCVDDECSHVACRPALEFLVQVLYASFRFQIPELVALYQRRLLDILDKVSPDDILFVLTAANVCGDEYRGLLAHCVEYVARSDLDTVTLEKGLSPAIIQQIINSRLELGLNIPECINLPDKHVKRIHRALDSDDVDLVRLLLKEGHTTLDDAHALHYAVAYCDAKTTTELLDLGIADVNRRNARGFTVLHVAAVRKEPKVIVSLLTKGAQPSDLTPDGRKALQLCKRCTKAADYMESTEQGKPSPKDKLCVEILEQAERREPSLGEASFSLAMAGDDLRMRLLYLENRVALARFLFPTEAQVAMDIAQVGSTCEVPLGSRNCKDLAGSPGTHVDLNEAPFVIHEQHLKRMRALSRTVELGKHFFPRCSSVLDKIMDADDCTQLAFLDNGTPEEQLLKRRRFTEIQEAISKAFNEDKEEFEKSHVSSFSSSSSSGAMRPKRKLRIN from the exons ATGGACGCTGGGCGGGCTGGGTTCTCCGATTCCAACGACGTCAGCTACAGCAGCTGCATATGCTCCACGCCGGCTCGCACGGAaactccctcctcctcctccctcccccACGCGGCGCCGCCGGAGACGCAAGCCCTGAGAAAGCTCTCCGACAGCCTCGAGTCGATCTTCGAGCTTCCGCGGGCCGGCTCCGGCTCCTCCTTCTCCGACGCCAGGATCGTCGCCGCGGACGGCCACGAGGTCTCCGTCCACCGGTGCGTCCTCGCCGCGCGGAGCCCGTTCTTCGCGGCTGCGTTCTCCGGGAGTGAGAGCGGAGTGAGGCTCGAATTGAAGGAACTGGCCCCGGATTTCGGGGTCGGGAACGAAGCGCTGGTAGTTGTCTTGGGGTACCTGTACAGCGGGAAGGTGAAGGCGCTTCCGAAAGCGGTTTGCGACTGCGTGGACGACGAATGTTCGCACGTGGCTTGTAGGCCAGCGTTGGAGTTTCTGGTGCAGGTGCTTTATGCTTCGTTCAGGTTTCAGATTCCTGAATTGGTCGCTCTGTATCAG AGGCGCCTACTTGACATTCTCGACAAGGTTTCCCCAGATGACATTTTGTTTGTGCTTACGGCTGCAAACGTATGTGGTGATGAGTATCGTGGATTGCTGGCACATTGTGTGGAATATGTCGCGAGATCTGATCTCGATACTGTAACCCTAGAGAAAGGCTTGTCTCCCGCTATCATTCAACAAATCATTAATTCCCGTTTGGAACTTGGCCTGAACATTCCTGAATGCATAAACCTCCCTGACAAGCATGTGAAGAGAATTCATCGGGCCTTGGACTCTGATGATGTTGACTTAGTCAGATTGCTGCTGAAGGAGGGCCATACCACTCTGGATGATGCTCATGCACTTCACTATGCTGTAGCATACTGTGATGCGAAGACCACGACTGAGCTTCTTGATCTTGGAATTGCCGATGTGAATCGTAGAAATGCAAGAGGCTTTACAGTTTTGCATGTCGCTGCTGTGAGGAAAGAGCCAAAGGTTATAGTGTCTCTACTGACGAAGGGAGCACAGCCTTCTGATCTCACTCCGGATGGTAGAAAAGCTCTTCAACTATGTAAGAGGTGCACAAAAGCTGCAGACTACATGGAGTCTACCGAGCAAGGAAAGCCTTCACCTAAGGATAAATTATGTGTTGAGATATTGGAACAAGCTGAACGAAGAGAACCTTCACTTGGAGAAGCATCCTTTTCTCTTGCGATGGCAGGTGATGATCTGCGAATGAGATTGTTGTATCTGGAAAACAGAG TTGCACTAGCAAGATTCCTGTTTCCTACTGAAGCACAAGTTGCGATGGATATTGCTCAAGTGGGCAGCACTTGTGAGGTCCCATTAGGTAGCAGGAATTGTAAGGACTTGGCTGGCTCGCCAGGGACGCATGTGGACTTAAACGAGGCACCTTTTGTTATTCATGAGCAGCATCTCAAAAGGATGAGAGCCCTCTCCCGAACTG TGGAACTCGGCAAGCACTTCTTCCCTAGATGCTCAAGTGTACTTGATAAGATCATGGATGCTGATGACTGTACTCAGCTAGCATTCCTTGACAATGGCACTCCGGAAGAACAACTTCTAAAGAGGAGAAGGTTCACGGAAATTCAAGAAGCTATTAGCAAGGCTTTCAACGAGGATAAGGAGGAGTTCGAGAAATCACACGTTTCTTCcttttcgtcatcttcatcttcaggaGCAATGAGGCCTAAGAGAAAGCTCCGCATCAACTAA
- the LOC115756331 gene encoding LOW QUALITY PROTEIN: heat stress transcription factor A-9-like (The sequence of the model RefSeq protein was modified relative to this genomic sequence to represent the inferred CDS: deleted 1 base in 1 codon) — translation MEGLAVAGPAPFLRKTYNMVSDPGTDAVVSWGSSRDSFVVGDPHEFSKLGLPRYFKHSNFSSFVRQLNTYGFRKIDTDRWEFANEGFQGGKKHLLKNIKRRGKFSKQRKTSRSAVASDHPKAEKEAELEMLKKDQETLKAKILKLREERENSQHEIDGVAELVQYAECRHQQMFLFLSKAAKCPNFVQHVIRKGRQKRELKARESCKKSKLLGPDSEATKCLLDAMNPKIQRPTVDCSRISDGSAQMESWPTSVGLEDFEAIQTHNPWPSLVGGGDFRVAQGQTPDQMAGASPLHLSLVFHEMSVKLLGDNAVVGDNAADVEDDDDDLALNNTRIYLEVEGLIEKPCG, via the exons ATGGAGGGGCTTGCGGTGGCCGGGCCGGCGCCGTTCCTGAGGAAGACGTACAACATGGTGTCGGACCCGGGAACGGACGCCGTAGTGTCGTGGGGTTCGAGCCGGGACAGCTTCGTGGTG GGGGACCCGCACGAGTTCTCGAAGCTGGGCCTGCCTCGATACTTCAAGCACTCCAACTTCTCCAGCTTCGTTAGGCAGCTCAACACTTAC GGTTTTAGGAAGATCGATACGGATAGATGGGAGTTTGCAAACGAAGGTTTTCAGGGAGGGAAGAAGCACTTGCTGAAGAATATAAAGAGGAGAGGCAAATTCAGCAAGCAACGAAAGACGTCGAGAAGTGCCGTTGCCTCAGATCACCCGAAAGCCGAAAAGGAAGCCGAACTCGAAATGCTGAAGAAGGACCAGGAAACGTTGAAGGCCAAGATCCTGAAACTAAGAGAAGAGCGGGAGAACTCACAGCATGAGATCGACGGGGTCGCCGAGCTGGTTCAGTATGCCGAGTGCAGGCACCAGCAgatgttcctcttcctctccaAAGCAGCCAAATGCCCCAACTTTGTCCAGCATGTAATCCGGAAGGGGAGGCAGAAGAGAGAACTAAAAGCTCGTGAATCATGCAAGAAGAGCAAATTGCTAGGTCCAGATAGCGAAGCCACCAAATGCTTGCTTGACGCAATGAATCCCAAGATTCAAAGGCCAACTGTCGATTGCTCGAGAATCAGTGATGGTTCGGCACAGATGGAGTCTTGGCCGACTAGTGTCGGGCTGGAGGATTTTGAGGCCATTCAGACGCACAATCCGTGGCCTTCTCTAGTGGGTGGTGGAGATTTCAGGGTTGCGCAGGGTCAGACGCCGGATCAGATGGCCGGAGCTAGTCCGTTGCACCTGTCTTTGGTTTTCCATGAGATGTCCGTGAAGCTCCTCGGAGACAATGCGGTTGTTGGCGACAATGCAGCTGATGTagaagatgatgacgacgacCTGGCGCTGAACAACACGAGAATCTATCTCGAAGTGGAGGGTCTGATCGAGAAGCCATGTGGTTAG